A genomic segment from Vidua macroura isolate BioBank_ID:100142 chromosome Z, ASM2450914v1, whole genome shotgun sequence encodes:
- the LOC128821798 gene encoding 3'-5' RNA helicase YTHDC2-like isoform X2 produces MLKTIDAMDPWEDLTELGYHLTELPVEPHLGKMVLYAVVLKCLDPVLTIACALACQDPFVLPTLASQKRAAVLCRKRFAAGTFSDHMALLRAFQAWQKARSDGWERAFCEKNFVSQATMEIIAGMRTQLLGQLRASGFVRARGGADIRDVNANSENWAVIKAALVAGMYPNLVHVDRESLLLTEPKEKKVRFHPTSVLGQSQCKKIAPANGQAAAIQALPTDWLIYDEMTAAHRTANIRCCSVVTPVTVSLFCGPARLPSNALQASSSFRGGWVSNDSSDSEMEDKTAADLPLLKLDEWLHLKLDPEAAGMLLQLRQKWHSLFLRRMRAPSKPWSQADETTVRAITAVLSAEEQSAGLQQPSGIGQRPRPVTCEELPLTSTWKSTNSRKSSTETELSASSHAEKVSVKSASPALRQPKKYKEKDILLSRRSSADKPAQSSVKPAESSSYSSPCASPPSPVSGKVEFSNISPCSSKVIEFLADLILQLGILLIN; encoded by the exons ATGCTTAAG ACCATAGATGCCATGGACCCTTGGGAAGATCTCACTGAGCTTGGTTATCACCTCACTGAATTGCCTGTAGAGCCACACCTCGGTAAAATGGTGTTGTATGCTGTAGTTCTGAAGTGCCTGGACCCCGTTCTGACCATTGCCTGTGCTCTTGCCTGCCAAGACCCTTttgtgctgcccacgctggcctCCCAAAAGCGAGCAGCCGTGCTGTGCAGGAAGCGTTTTGCTGCCGGGACGTTCAGTGACCAcatggccctgctcagggctttccag GCATGGCAGAAGGCCCGCAGTGACGGCTGGGAGAGAgccttctgtgaaaagaacttcGTATCCCAAGCCACAATGGAAATCATTGCAGGAATGAGAACACAGTTGCTTGGCCAGCTTAGAGCCTCAG gttttgtgagagccagaggaggagctgataTTAGAGATGTTAATGCTAActctgagaactgggctgtgatTAAAGCTGCCTTAGTGGCTGGGATGTATCCCAATCTGGTGCATGTAGACAGAGAAAGCCTGCTGTTGACTgaaccaaaggagaagaaagtgcgATTTCATCCTACCTCTGTTCTTGGCCAGTCTCAGtgtaaaaag ATTGCCCCAGCAAATGGACAAGCTGCAGCCATCCAGGCCCTCCCTACAGACTGGCTTATATACGATGAAATGACGGCAGCTCACAGGACAGCAAAcatcaggtgctgctctgttgtgACACCTGTCACCGTGTCCCTCTTCTGTGGACCAGCCAGACTGCCAAGTAATGCCTTGCAGGCATCTTCATCCTTTCGAG GGGGATGGGTATCTAATGatagcagtgacagtgagatggaggacaaaacagctgctgatctgccactgctgaagctggatgAATGGCTCCATCTCAAACTGGACcctgaa gctgctggtaTGCTGCTGCAACTCAGGCAGAAGTGGCACAGCTTGTTCCTGCGTCGTATGCGAGCTCCTTCTAAGCCGTGGTCTCAGGCTGATGAAACAACTGTAAGAGCAATTACAGCTGTTCTGAGTGCTGAAGAACAGtctgcaggtctgcagcagccttcaggAATTGGCCAGAGACCAAGACCTGTGACTTGTGAAGAGCTTCCTTTGACATCTACATGGAAGTCaaccaacagcagaaaaagctcaACAGAAACTGAATTGTCTGCCTCCTCTCATGCTGAAAA ggtttcagtgaaatctgcttctcctgcactccGCCAGCCaaagaagtacaaagaaaaagacattttgctctCCAGACGATCCTCAGCTGACAAACCAGCTCAGTCCTCAGtgaagcctgcagagagcagtagctattccagcccctgtgctagtcctccttctccagtgtcTGGAAAGGTAGAGTTCTCTAACATATCACCCTGCTCTTCCAAAGTAATAGAATTTCTTGCTGATCTCATTCTGCAATTAggtattttactgataaattaG
- the LOC128821798 gene encoding 3'-5' RNA helicase YTHDC2-like isoform X1, with protein MLKTIDAMDPWEDLTELGYHLTELPVEPHLGKMVLYAVVLKCLDPVLTIACALACQDPFVLPTLASQKRAAVLCRKRFAAGTFSDHMALLRAFQAWQKARSDGWERAFCEKNFVSQATMEIIAGMRTQLLGQLRASGFVRARGGADIRDVNANSENWAVIKAALVAGMYPNLVHVDRESLLLTEPKEKKVRFHPTSVLGQSQCKKIAPANGQAAAIQALPTDWLIYDEMTAAHRTANIRCCSVVTPVTVSLFCGPARLPSNALQASSSFRGGWVSNDSSDSEMEDKTAADLPLLKLDEWLHLKLDPENWNSLQAAGMLLQLRQKWHSLFLRRMRAPSKPWSQADETTVRAITAVLSAEEQSAGLQQPSGIGQRPRPVTCEELPLTSTWKSTNSRKSSTETELSASSHAEKVSVKSASPALRQPKKYKEKDILLSRRSSADKPAQSSVKPAESSSYSSPCASPPSPVSGKVEFSNISPCSSKVIEFLADLILQLGILLIN; from the exons ATGCTTAAG ACCATAGATGCCATGGACCCTTGGGAAGATCTCACTGAGCTTGGTTATCACCTCACTGAATTGCCTGTAGAGCCACACCTCGGTAAAATGGTGTTGTATGCTGTAGTTCTGAAGTGCCTGGACCCCGTTCTGACCATTGCCTGTGCTCTTGCCTGCCAAGACCCTTttgtgctgcccacgctggcctCCCAAAAGCGAGCAGCCGTGCTGTGCAGGAAGCGTTTTGCTGCCGGGACGTTCAGTGACCAcatggccctgctcagggctttccag GCATGGCAGAAGGCCCGCAGTGACGGCTGGGAGAGAgccttctgtgaaaagaacttcGTATCCCAAGCCACAATGGAAATCATTGCAGGAATGAGAACACAGTTGCTTGGCCAGCTTAGAGCCTCAG gttttgtgagagccagaggaggagctgataTTAGAGATGTTAATGCTAActctgagaactgggctgtgatTAAAGCTGCCTTAGTGGCTGGGATGTATCCCAATCTGGTGCATGTAGACAGAGAAAGCCTGCTGTTGACTgaaccaaaggagaagaaagtgcgATTTCATCCTACCTCTGTTCTTGGCCAGTCTCAGtgtaaaaag ATTGCCCCAGCAAATGGACAAGCTGCAGCCATCCAGGCCCTCCCTACAGACTGGCTTATATACGATGAAATGACGGCAGCTCACAGGACAGCAAAcatcaggtgctgctctgttgtgACACCTGTCACCGTGTCCCTCTTCTGTGGACCAGCCAGACTGCCAAGTAATGCCTTGCAGGCATCTTCATCCTTTCGAG GGGGATGGGTATCTAATGatagcagtgacagtgagatggaggacaaaacagctgctgatctgccactgctgaagctggatgAATGGCTCCATCTCAAACTGGACcctgaa aactggaattcactgcaggctgctggtaTGCTGCTGCAACTCAGGCAGAAGTGGCACAGCTTGTTCCTGCGTCGTATGCGAGCTCCTTCTAAGCCGTGGTCTCAGGCTGATGAAACAACTGTAAGAGCAATTACAGCTGTTCTGAGTGCTGAAGAACAGtctgcaggtctgcagcagccttcaggAATTGGCCAGAGACCAAGACCTGTGACTTGTGAAGAGCTTCCTTTGACATCTACATGGAAGTCaaccaacagcagaaaaagctcaACAGAAACTGAATTGTCTGCCTCCTCTCATGCTGAAAA ggtttcagtgaaatctgcttctcctgcactccGCCAGCCaaagaagtacaaagaaaaagacattttgctctCCAGACGATCCTCAGCTGACAAACCAGCTCAGTCCTCAGtgaagcctgcagagagcagtagctattccagcccctgtgctagtcctccttctccagtgtcTGGAAAGGTAGAGTTCTCTAACATATCACCCTGCTCTTCCAAAGTAATAGAATTTCTTGCTGATCTCATTCTGCAATTAggtattttactgataaattaG